CGCGCCCGCGCGGCGGGGACCAGCACGAACAGCGCGACGTTCACCGCCGCGCCGATGACGAAGCCCTCGATCAGGAACGGCTTGCCCAGGAGTTCGTTCCACAGAAGCGCGGTGACGAAACCGCCGATGGCACCGGCGACGAAACAGCGTGTGGTCTTGGGATAACCCAGGATCGTCGCGGCCAGCG
The genomic region above belongs to Pseudomonadota bacterium and contains:
- a CDS encoding sodium:solute symporter family protein, which translates into the protein LAATILGYPKTTRCFVAGAIGGFVTALLWNELLGKPFLIEGFVIGAAVNVALFVLVPAARARSESS